One Equus asinus isolate D_3611 breed Donkey chromosome 26, EquAss-T2T_v2, whole genome shotgun sequence genomic window carries:
- the DMPK gene encoding myotonin-protein kinase isoform X8, with protein MSAEVRLRRLQQLVLDPGFLGLEPLLDLLLGVHQELGASDLAQDKYVVDFLQWVEPIAARLKEARLQRDDFEILKVIGRGAFSEVAVVKMKQTGQVFAMKIMNKWDMLKRGEVSCFREERDVLVNGDRRWITQLHFAFQDENYLYLVMEYYVGGDLLTLLSKFGERIPAEMARFYLAEIVMAIDSVHRLGYVHRDIKPDNILLDRCGHIRLADFGSCLKLRADGTVRSLVAVGTPDYLSPEILQAVGGGPGTGSYGPECDWWALGVFAYEMFYGQTPFYAESTAETYGKIVHYKEHLSLPVADAGVPEEARDLIQRLLCPPETRLGREGAGDFQKHPFFFGLDWEGLRDSMPPFTPDFEGATDTCNFDVVEDGLTAMETLSDIQEGVPLGVHLPFVGYSYSCMALRDDEVPGPTPMELEAELLPEPPVQVPSLEPTVPPLEKTAEAAGPEAVPAVAEAEMTLRELQEALEEEVLTRQSLSRELEAIRTANQSFASQLREAEARNRDLEAQVRLLQEQMEQLQAEGAAAVTGVPSPRATDPPSHLDGPPAVALGQCPLVGPDPMHRRHLLLPARVPRPGLSEARSLLLFAAALAGAAALGCAGLVACAGHLAPVWRRSGAAFAP; from the exons ATGTCAGCCGAGGTGCGGCTGAGGCGGCTCCAGCAGCTGGTGCTGGACCCCGGCTTCCTGGGGCTGGAGCCTCTGCTCGACCTTCTCCTGGGCGTCCACCAGGAGCTGGGCGCCTCCGACCTGGCCCAGGACAAGTATGTGGTGGACTTCCTGCAGTGGG TGGAACCCATCGCGGCGAGGCTTAAGGAGGCCCGACTGCAGAGGGATGACTTCGAGATTCTGAAGGTGATCGGACGCGGAGCGTTCAGCGAG GTGGCTGTGGTGAAGATGAAGCAGACGGGCCAGGTGTTCGCCATGAAGATCATGAATAAGTGGGACATGCTGAAGCGAGGCGAG GTGTCGTGCTTCCGCGAAGAGAGGGATGTGTTGGTGAACGGGGACCGGCGCTGGATCACGCAGCTGCACTTCGCCTTCCAGGACGAGAACTACTTG TACCTGGTCATGGAGTACTACGTGGGCGGGGACCTGCTAACGCTGCTGAGCAAGTTTGGGGAGCGGATCCCGGCCGAGATGGCGCGCTTCTACCTGGCTGAGATTGTCATGGCCATAGACTCGGTGCATCGGCTGGGCTACGTGCACAG GGACATCAAGCCGGACAACATCCTGCTGGACCGCTGTGGCCACATCCGCTTGGCCGACTTCGGCTCCTGCCTCAAGTTGAGGGCGGACGGAACG GTGCGGTCGCTGGTGGCTGTGGGCACCCCGGACTACTTGTCCCCCGAGATCCTGCAGGCCGTGGGCGGCGGGCCCGGGACGGGCAGCTACGGACCCGAGTGTGACTGGTGGGCGCTGGGCGTGTTCGCCTATGAAATGTTCTACGGGCAGACGCCCTTCTACGCCGAGTCCACGGCCGAGACCTACGGCAAGATCGTGCACTACAAG GAGCACCTGTCTCTACCGGTGGCAGACGCGGGGGTCCCTGAGGAGGCTCGCGACCTCATCCAGCGGCTGCTGTGTCCTCCGGAGACGCGGCTGGGCCGGGAAGGTGCAGGCGATTTCCAGAAACATCCGTTCTTCTTTGGCCTCGACTGGGAAGGTCTCCGAGACAGCATGCCCCCCTTTACGCCTGATTTCGAGGGTGCCACTGACACGTGCAACTTCGATGTGGTGGAAGATGGGCTCACTGCCATG GAGACGCTGTCAGACATACAGGAAGGCGTGCCCCTGGGCGTCCACCTGCCTTTCGTGGGCTACTCTTACTCCTGCATGGCCCTCAG GGACGATGAGGTCCCGGGCCCCACACCCATGGAACTGGAGGCTGAGCTGTTGCCTGAGCCACCTGTGCAAGTGCCCAGCCTGGAGCCCACAGTGCCCCCACTGGAGAAAACA GCTGAAGCGGCAGGTCCAGAGGCCGTTCCCGCGGTGGCAGAGGCGGAGATGACGCTGCGGGAGCTCCAGgaggccctggaggaggaggtgctgACCCGGCAGAGCCTGAGCCGGGAGCTGGAGGCCATCCGCACGGCCAACCAGAGCTTCGCCAG TCAGCTCCGCGAGGCCGAGGCCCGGAACCGGGACCTGGAGGCGCAAGTCCGGCTGCTGCAGGAGCAGATGGAGCagctgcaggcagagggagctgcaG ctGTCACGGGGGTCCCCAGTCCCCGGGCCACGGATCCACCTTCCCAT ctaGATGGCCCCCCGGCCGTGGCTCTGGGCCAGTGCCCGCTGGTGGGGCCAGACCCCATGCACCGCCGCCACCTGCTGCTCCCTGCCAGG GTCCCTAGGCCTGGCCTATCGGAGGCGCGTTCCCTGCTCCTGTTCGCCGCTGCTCTGGCTGGTGCCGCCGCCCTGGGCTGCGCTGGGTTGGTGGCCTGCGCCGGCCACCTCGCCCCTGTCTGGCGCCGCTCGGGAGCCGCCTTCGCCCCCTGA
- the DMPK gene encoding myotonin-protein kinase isoform X3 gives MSAEVRLRRLQQLVLDPGFLGLEPLLDLLLGVHQELGASDLAQDKYVVDFLQWVEPIAARLKEARLQRDDFEILKVIGRGAFSEVAVVKMKQTGQVFAMKIMNKWDMLKRGEVSCFREERDVLVNGDRRWITQLHFAFQDENYLYLVMEYYVGGDLLTLLSKFGERIPAEMARFYLAEIVMAIDSVHRLGYVHRDIKPDNILLDRCGHIRLADFGSCLKLRADGTVRSLVAVGTPDYLSPEILQAVGGGPGTGSYGPECDWWALGVFAYEMFYGQTPFYAESTAETYGKIVHYKEHLSLPVADAGVPEEARDLIQRLLCPPETRLGREGAGDFQKHPFFFGLDWEGLRDSMPPFTPDFEGATDTCNFDVVEDGLTAMVSGGGETLSDIQEGVPLGVHLPFVGYSYSCMALRDDEVPGPTPMELEAELLPEPPVQVPSLEPTVPPLEKTAEAAGPEAVPAVAEAEMTLRELQEALEEEVLTRQSLSRELEAIRTANQSFASQLREAEARNRDLEAQVRLLQEQMEQLQAEGAAAVTGVPSPRATDPPSHMAPRPWLWASARWWGQTPCTAATCCSLPGLQDPSTLIHVLDALRPRHSSVFIVSPHLGPHPRSSRIKGPLVCPSLALRRVHSVCSAAEAAQPANRGRPEAANGRAGS, from the exons ATGTCAGCCGAGGTGCGGCTGAGGCGGCTCCAGCAGCTGGTGCTGGACCCCGGCTTCCTGGGGCTGGAGCCTCTGCTCGACCTTCTCCTGGGCGTCCACCAGGAGCTGGGCGCCTCCGACCTGGCCCAGGACAAGTATGTGGTGGACTTCCTGCAGTGGG TGGAACCCATCGCGGCGAGGCTTAAGGAGGCCCGACTGCAGAGGGATGACTTCGAGATTCTGAAGGTGATCGGACGCGGAGCGTTCAGCGAG GTGGCTGTGGTGAAGATGAAGCAGACGGGCCAGGTGTTCGCCATGAAGATCATGAATAAGTGGGACATGCTGAAGCGAGGCGAG GTGTCGTGCTTCCGCGAAGAGAGGGATGTGTTGGTGAACGGGGACCGGCGCTGGATCACGCAGCTGCACTTCGCCTTCCAGGACGAGAACTACTTG TACCTGGTCATGGAGTACTACGTGGGCGGGGACCTGCTAACGCTGCTGAGCAAGTTTGGGGAGCGGATCCCGGCCGAGATGGCGCGCTTCTACCTGGCTGAGATTGTCATGGCCATAGACTCGGTGCATCGGCTGGGCTACGTGCACAG GGACATCAAGCCGGACAACATCCTGCTGGACCGCTGTGGCCACATCCGCTTGGCCGACTTCGGCTCCTGCCTCAAGTTGAGGGCGGACGGAACG GTGCGGTCGCTGGTGGCTGTGGGCACCCCGGACTACTTGTCCCCCGAGATCCTGCAGGCCGTGGGCGGCGGGCCCGGGACGGGCAGCTACGGACCCGAGTGTGACTGGTGGGCGCTGGGCGTGTTCGCCTATGAAATGTTCTACGGGCAGACGCCCTTCTACGCCGAGTCCACGGCCGAGACCTACGGCAAGATCGTGCACTACAAG GAGCACCTGTCTCTACCGGTGGCAGACGCGGGGGTCCCTGAGGAGGCTCGCGACCTCATCCAGCGGCTGCTGTGTCCTCCGGAGACGCGGCTGGGCCGGGAAGGTGCAGGCGATTTCCAGAAACATCCGTTCTTCTTTGGCCTCGACTGGGAAGGTCTCCGAGACAGCATGCCCCCCTTTACGCCTGATTTCGAGGGTGCCACTGACACGTGCAACTTCGATGTGGTGGAAGATGGGCTCACTGCCATGGTGAGCGGGGGCGGG GAGACGCTGTCAGACATACAGGAAGGCGTGCCCCTGGGCGTCCACCTGCCTTTCGTGGGCTACTCTTACTCCTGCATGGCCCTCAG GGACGATGAGGTCCCGGGCCCCACACCCATGGAACTGGAGGCTGAGCTGTTGCCTGAGCCACCTGTGCAAGTGCCCAGCCTGGAGCCCACAGTGCCCCCACTGGAGAAAACA GCTGAAGCGGCAGGTCCAGAGGCCGTTCCCGCGGTGGCAGAGGCGGAGATGACGCTGCGGGAGCTCCAGgaggccctggaggaggaggtgctgACCCGGCAGAGCCTGAGCCGGGAGCTGGAGGCCATCCGCACGGCCAACCAGAGCTTCGCCAG TCAGCTCCGCGAGGCCGAGGCCCGGAACCGGGACCTGGAGGCGCAAGTCCGGCTGCTGCAGGAGCAGATGGAGCagctgcaggcagagggagctgcaG ctGTCACGGGGGTCCCCAGTCCCCGGGCCACGGATCCACCTTCCCAT ATGGCCCCCCGGCCGTGGCTCTGGGCCAGTGCCCGCTGGTGGGGCCAGACCCCATGCACCGCCGCCACCTGCTGCTCCCTGCCAGG GCTCCAGGACCCCAGCACCCTGATCCACGTTTTGGATGCACTGAGACCCCGACATTCCTCGGTATTTATTGTCTCTCCCCACCTAGGACCCCACCCCCGATCCTCGCGAATAAAAGGCCCTCTCGTCTGTCCCAGCTTGGCGCTCCGCCGTGTCCACTCTGTTTGCTCTGCGGCGGAGGCTGCTCAACCGGCCAATCGAGGGCGCCCGGAGGCGGCCAATGGCCGAGCAGGGAGCTAG
- the DMPK gene encoding myotonin-protein kinase isoform X5: MSAEVRLRRLQQLVLDPGFLGLEPLLDLLLGVHQELGASDLAQDKYVVDFLQWVEPIAARLKEARLQRDDFEILKVIGRGAFSEVAVVKMKQTGQVFAMKIMNKWDMLKRGEVSCFREERDVLVNGDRRWITQLHFAFQDENYLYLVMEYYVGGDLLTLLSKFGERIPAEMARFYLAEIVMAIDSVHRLGYVHRDIKPDNILLDRCGHIRLADFGSCLKLRADGTVRSLVAVGTPDYLSPEILQAVGGGPGTGSYGPECDWWALGVFAYEMFYGQTPFYAESTAETYGKIVHYKEHLSLPVADAGVPEEARDLIQRLLCPPETRLGREGAGDFQKHPFFFGLDWEGLRDSMPPFTPDFEGATDTCNFDVVEDGLTAMVSGGGETLSDIQEGVPLGVHLPFVGYSYSCMALRDDEVPGPTPMELEAELLPEPPVQVPSLEPTVPPLEKTAEAAGPEAVPAVAEAEMTLRELQEALEEEVLTRQSLSRELEAIRTANQSFASQLREAEARNRDLEAQVRLLQEQMEQLQAEGAAAVTGVPSPRATDPPSHMAPRPWLWASARWWGQTPCTAATCCSLPGSLGLAYRRRVPCSCSPLLWLVPPPWAALGWWPAPATSPLSGAAREPPSPPEP; encoded by the exons ATGTCAGCCGAGGTGCGGCTGAGGCGGCTCCAGCAGCTGGTGCTGGACCCCGGCTTCCTGGGGCTGGAGCCTCTGCTCGACCTTCTCCTGGGCGTCCACCAGGAGCTGGGCGCCTCCGACCTGGCCCAGGACAAGTATGTGGTGGACTTCCTGCAGTGGG TGGAACCCATCGCGGCGAGGCTTAAGGAGGCCCGACTGCAGAGGGATGACTTCGAGATTCTGAAGGTGATCGGACGCGGAGCGTTCAGCGAG GTGGCTGTGGTGAAGATGAAGCAGACGGGCCAGGTGTTCGCCATGAAGATCATGAATAAGTGGGACATGCTGAAGCGAGGCGAG GTGTCGTGCTTCCGCGAAGAGAGGGATGTGTTGGTGAACGGGGACCGGCGCTGGATCACGCAGCTGCACTTCGCCTTCCAGGACGAGAACTACTTG TACCTGGTCATGGAGTACTACGTGGGCGGGGACCTGCTAACGCTGCTGAGCAAGTTTGGGGAGCGGATCCCGGCCGAGATGGCGCGCTTCTACCTGGCTGAGATTGTCATGGCCATAGACTCGGTGCATCGGCTGGGCTACGTGCACAG GGACATCAAGCCGGACAACATCCTGCTGGACCGCTGTGGCCACATCCGCTTGGCCGACTTCGGCTCCTGCCTCAAGTTGAGGGCGGACGGAACG GTGCGGTCGCTGGTGGCTGTGGGCACCCCGGACTACTTGTCCCCCGAGATCCTGCAGGCCGTGGGCGGCGGGCCCGGGACGGGCAGCTACGGACCCGAGTGTGACTGGTGGGCGCTGGGCGTGTTCGCCTATGAAATGTTCTACGGGCAGACGCCCTTCTACGCCGAGTCCACGGCCGAGACCTACGGCAAGATCGTGCACTACAAG GAGCACCTGTCTCTACCGGTGGCAGACGCGGGGGTCCCTGAGGAGGCTCGCGACCTCATCCAGCGGCTGCTGTGTCCTCCGGAGACGCGGCTGGGCCGGGAAGGTGCAGGCGATTTCCAGAAACATCCGTTCTTCTTTGGCCTCGACTGGGAAGGTCTCCGAGACAGCATGCCCCCCTTTACGCCTGATTTCGAGGGTGCCACTGACACGTGCAACTTCGATGTGGTGGAAGATGGGCTCACTGCCATGGTGAGCGGGGGCGGG GAGACGCTGTCAGACATACAGGAAGGCGTGCCCCTGGGCGTCCACCTGCCTTTCGTGGGCTACTCTTACTCCTGCATGGCCCTCAG GGACGATGAGGTCCCGGGCCCCACACCCATGGAACTGGAGGCTGAGCTGTTGCCTGAGCCACCTGTGCAAGTGCCCAGCCTGGAGCCCACAGTGCCCCCACTGGAGAAAACA GCTGAAGCGGCAGGTCCAGAGGCCGTTCCCGCGGTGGCAGAGGCGGAGATGACGCTGCGGGAGCTCCAGgaggccctggaggaggaggtgctgACCCGGCAGAGCCTGAGCCGGGAGCTGGAGGCCATCCGCACGGCCAACCAGAGCTTCGCCAG TCAGCTCCGCGAGGCCGAGGCCCGGAACCGGGACCTGGAGGCGCAAGTCCGGCTGCTGCAGGAGCAGATGGAGCagctgcaggcagagggagctgcaG ctGTCACGGGGGTCCCCAGTCCCCGGGCCACGGATCCACCTTCCCAT ATGGCCCCCCGGCCGTGGCTCTGGGCCAGTGCCCGCTGGTGGGGCCAGACCCCATGCACCGCCGCCACCTGCTGCTCCCTGCCAGG GTCCCTAGGCCTGGCCTATCGGAGGCGCGTTCCCTGCTCCTGTTCGCCGCTGCTCTGGCTGGTGCCGCCGCCCTGGGCTGCGCTGGGTTGGTGGCCTGCGCCGGCCACCTCGCCCCTGTCTGGCGCCGCTCGGGAGCCGCCTTCGCCCCCTGAACCCTAG
- the DMPK gene encoding myotonin-protein kinase isoform X7, whose protein sequence is MSAEVRLRRLQQLVLDPGFLGLEPLLDLLLGVHQELGASDLAQDKYVVDFLQWVEPIAARLKEARLQRDDFEILKVIGRGAFSEVAVVKMKQTGQVFAMKIMNKWDMLKRGEVSCFREERDVLVNGDRRWITQLHFAFQDENYLYLVMEYYVGGDLLTLLSKFGERIPAEMARFYLAEIVMAIDSVHRLGYVHRDIKPDNILLDRCGHIRLADFGSCLKLRADGTVRSLVAVGTPDYLSPEILQAVGGGPGTGSYGPECDWWALGVFAYEMFYGQTPFYAESTAETYGKIVHYKEHLSLPVADAGVPEEARDLIQRLLCPPETRLGREGAGDFQKHPFFFGLDWEGLRDSMPPFTPDFEGATDTCNFDVVEDGLTAMETLSDIQEGVPLGVHLPFVGYSYSCMALRDDEVPGPTPMELEAELLPEPPVQVPSLEPTVPPLEKTAEAAGPEAVPAVAEAEMTLRELQEALEEEVLTRQSLSRELEAIRTANQSFASQLREAEARNRDLEAQVRLLQEQMEQLQAEGAAAVTGVPSPRATDPPSHMAPRPWLWASARWWGQTPCTAATCCSLPGSLGLAYRRRVPCSCSPLLWLVPPPWAALGWWPAPATSPLSGAAREPPSPPEP, encoded by the exons ATGTCAGCCGAGGTGCGGCTGAGGCGGCTCCAGCAGCTGGTGCTGGACCCCGGCTTCCTGGGGCTGGAGCCTCTGCTCGACCTTCTCCTGGGCGTCCACCAGGAGCTGGGCGCCTCCGACCTGGCCCAGGACAAGTATGTGGTGGACTTCCTGCAGTGGG TGGAACCCATCGCGGCGAGGCTTAAGGAGGCCCGACTGCAGAGGGATGACTTCGAGATTCTGAAGGTGATCGGACGCGGAGCGTTCAGCGAG GTGGCTGTGGTGAAGATGAAGCAGACGGGCCAGGTGTTCGCCATGAAGATCATGAATAAGTGGGACATGCTGAAGCGAGGCGAG GTGTCGTGCTTCCGCGAAGAGAGGGATGTGTTGGTGAACGGGGACCGGCGCTGGATCACGCAGCTGCACTTCGCCTTCCAGGACGAGAACTACTTG TACCTGGTCATGGAGTACTACGTGGGCGGGGACCTGCTAACGCTGCTGAGCAAGTTTGGGGAGCGGATCCCGGCCGAGATGGCGCGCTTCTACCTGGCTGAGATTGTCATGGCCATAGACTCGGTGCATCGGCTGGGCTACGTGCACAG GGACATCAAGCCGGACAACATCCTGCTGGACCGCTGTGGCCACATCCGCTTGGCCGACTTCGGCTCCTGCCTCAAGTTGAGGGCGGACGGAACG GTGCGGTCGCTGGTGGCTGTGGGCACCCCGGACTACTTGTCCCCCGAGATCCTGCAGGCCGTGGGCGGCGGGCCCGGGACGGGCAGCTACGGACCCGAGTGTGACTGGTGGGCGCTGGGCGTGTTCGCCTATGAAATGTTCTACGGGCAGACGCCCTTCTACGCCGAGTCCACGGCCGAGACCTACGGCAAGATCGTGCACTACAAG GAGCACCTGTCTCTACCGGTGGCAGACGCGGGGGTCCCTGAGGAGGCTCGCGACCTCATCCAGCGGCTGCTGTGTCCTCCGGAGACGCGGCTGGGCCGGGAAGGTGCAGGCGATTTCCAGAAACATCCGTTCTTCTTTGGCCTCGACTGGGAAGGTCTCCGAGACAGCATGCCCCCCTTTACGCCTGATTTCGAGGGTGCCACTGACACGTGCAACTTCGATGTGGTGGAAGATGGGCTCACTGCCATG GAGACGCTGTCAGACATACAGGAAGGCGTGCCCCTGGGCGTCCACCTGCCTTTCGTGGGCTACTCTTACTCCTGCATGGCCCTCAG GGACGATGAGGTCCCGGGCCCCACACCCATGGAACTGGAGGCTGAGCTGTTGCCTGAGCCACCTGTGCAAGTGCCCAGCCTGGAGCCCACAGTGCCCCCACTGGAGAAAACA GCTGAAGCGGCAGGTCCAGAGGCCGTTCCCGCGGTGGCAGAGGCGGAGATGACGCTGCGGGAGCTCCAGgaggccctggaggaggaggtgctgACCCGGCAGAGCCTGAGCCGGGAGCTGGAGGCCATCCGCACGGCCAACCAGAGCTTCGCCAG TCAGCTCCGCGAGGCCGAGGCCCGGAACCGGGACCTGGAGGCGCAAGTCCGGCTGCTGCAGGAGCAGATGGAGCagctgcaggcagagggagctgcaG ctGTCACGGGGGTCCCCAGTCCCCGGGCCACGGATCCACCTTCCCAT ATGGCCCCCCGGCCGTGGCTCTGGGCCAGTGCCCGCTGGTGGGGCCAGACCCCATGCACCGCCGCCACCTGCTGCTCCCTGCCAGG GTCCCTAGGCCTGGCCTATCGGAGGCGCGTTCCCTGCTCCTGTTCGCCGCTGCTCTGGCTGGTGCCGCCGCCCTGGGCTGCGCTGGGTTGGTGGCCTGCGCCGGCCACCTCGCCCCTGTCTGGCGCCGCTCGGGAGCCGCCTTCGCCCCCTGAACCCTAG
- the DMPK gene encoding myotonin-protein kinase isoform X4, with the protein MSAEVRLRRLQQLVLDPGFLGLEPLLDLLLGVHQELGASDLAQDKYVVDFLQWVEPIAARLKEARLQRDDFEILKVIGRGAFSEVAVVKMKQTGQVFAMKIMNKWDMLKRGEVSCFREERDVLVNGDRRWITQLHFAFQDENYLYLVMEYYVGGDLLTLLSKFGERIPAEMARFYLAEIVMAIDSVHRLGYVHRDIKPDNILLDRCGHIRLADFGSCLKLRADGTVRSLVAVGTPDYLSPEILQAVGGGPGTGSYGPECDWWALGVFAYEMFYGQTPFYAESTAETYGKIVHYKEHLSLPVADAGVPEEARDLIQRLLCPPETRLGREGAGDFQKHPFFFGLDWEGLRDSMPPFTPDFEGATDTCNFDVVEDGLTAMETLSDIQEGVPLGVHLPFVGYSYSCMALRDDEVPGPTPMELEAELLPEPPVQVPSLEPTVPPLEKTAEAAGPEAVPAVAEAEMTLRELQEALEEEVLTRQSLSRELEAIRTANQSFASQLREAEARNRDLEAQVRLLQEQMEQLQAEGAAAVTGVPSPRATDPPSHMAPRPWLWASARWWGQTPCTAATCCSLPGLQDPSTLIHVLDALRPRHSSVFIVSPHLGPHPRSSRIKGPLVCPSLALRRVHSVCSAAEAAQPANRGRPEAANGRAGS; encoded by the exons ATGTCAGCCGAGGTGCGGCTGAGGCGGCTCCAGCAGCTGGTGCTGGACCCCGGCTTCCTGGGGCTGGAGCCTCTGCTCGACCTTCTCCTGGGCGTCCACCAGGAGCTGGGCGCCTCCGACCTGGCCCAGGACAAGTATGTGGTGGACTTCCTGCAGTGGG TGGAACCCATCGCGGCGAGGCTTAAGGAGGCCCGACTGCAGAGGGATGACTTCGAGATTCTGAAGGTGATCGGACGCGGAGCGTTCAGCGAG GTGGCTGTGGTGAAGATGAAGCAGACGGGCCAGGTGTTCGCCATGAAGATCATGAATAAGTGGGACATGCTGAAGCGAGGCGAG GTGTCGTGCTTCCGCGAAGAGAGGGATGTGTTGGTGAACGGGGACCGGCGCTGGATCACGCAGCTGCACTTCGCCTTCCAGGACGAGAACTACTTG TACCTGGTCATGGAGTACTACGTGGGCGGGGACCTGCTAACGCTGCTGAGCAAGTTTGGGGAGCGGATCCCGGCCGAGATGGCGCGCTTCTACCTGGCTGAGATTGTCATGGCCATAGACTCGGTGCATCGGCTGGGCTACGTGCACAG GGACATCAAGCCGGACAACATCCTGCTGGACCGCTGTGGCCACATCCGCTTGGCCGACTTCGGCTCCTGCCTCAAGTTGAGGGCGGACGGAACG GTGCGGTCGCTGGTGGCTGTGGGCACCCCGGACTACTTGTCCCCCGAGATCCTGCAGGCCGTGGGCGGCGGGCCCGGGACGGGCAGCTACGGACCCGAGTGTGACTGGTGGGCGCTGGGCGTGTTCGCCTATGAAATGTTCTACGGGCAGACGCCCTTCTACGCCGAGTCCACGGCCGAGACCTACGGCAAGATCGTGCACTACAAG GAGCACCTGTCTCTACCGGTGGCAGACGCGGGGGTCCCTGAGGAGGCTCGCGACCTCATCCAGCGGCTGCTGTGTCCTCCGGAGACGCGGCTGGGCCGGGAAGGTGCAGGCGATTTCCAGAAACATCCGTTCTTCTTTGGCCTCGACTGGGAAGGTCTCCGAGACAGCATGCCCCCCTTTACGCCTGATTTCGAGGGTGCCACTGACACGTGCAACTTCGATGTGGTGGAAGATGGGCTCACTGCCATG GAGACGCTGTCAGACATACAGGAAGGCGTGCCCCTGGGCGTCCACCTGCCTTTCGTGGGCTACTCTTACTCCTGCATGGCCCTCAG GGACGATGAGGTCCCGGGCCCCACACCCATGGAACTGGAGGCTGAGCTGTTGCCTGAGCCACCTGTGCAAGTGCCCAGCCTGGAGCCCACAGTGCCCCCACTGGAGAAAACA GCTGAAGCGGCAGGTCCAGAGGCCGTTCCCGCGGTGGCAGAGGCGGAGATGACGCTGCGGGAGCTCCAGgaggccctggaggaggaggtgctgACCCGGCAGAGCCTGAGCCGGGAGCTGGAGGCCATCCGCACGGCCAACCAGAGCTTCGCCAG TCAGCTCCGCGAGGCCGAGGCCCGGAACCGGGACCTGGAGGCGCAAGTCCGGCTGCTGCAGGAGCAGATGGAGCagctgcaggcagagggagctgcaG ctGTCACGGGGGTCCCCAGTCCCCGGGCCACGGATCCACCTTCCCAT ATGGCCCCCCGGCCGTGGCTCTGGGCCAGTGCCCGCTGGTGGGGCCAGACCCCATGCACCGCCGCCACCTGCTGCTCCCTGCCAGG GCTCCAGGACCCCAGCACCCTGATCCACGTTTTGGATGCACTGAGACCCCGACATTCCTCGGTATTTATTGTCTCTCCCCACCTAGGACCCCACCCCCGATCCTCGCGAATAAAAGGCCCTCTCGTCTGTCCCAGCTTGGCGCTCCGCCGTGTCCACTCTGTTTGCTCTGCGGCGGAGGCTGCTCAACCGGCCAATCGAGGGCGCCCGGAGGCGGCCAATGGCCGAGCAGGGAGCTAG